DNA from Drosophila gunungcola strain Sukarami chromosome 3L unlocalized genomic scaffold, Dgunungcola_SK_2 000002F, whole genome shotgun sequence:
taatttaaatataaactgaTTTTAGTACATTTTCAGTTTTGGCGGTTAAGTTTCTTTCCATCTTTTCTTTatctaaaaaattacaacttaGTTCAATCGGAAAAGTAAATAATCTGTTGACAAAATTAagttctattaaaaaatagtgCAAAAgcttattatttcatttattttaaatttatagaacGCTTTTTCGAAGCTGCAACCATTGCCCATCACTTATATTTCCAATAATCTTGTACTTACTTCtcatgttaattaaaatttgttttaaaagtttttaagatCTTATAAGATTTATTATCGATtgttatatttgaatattatgTTCAAATTGATATAGATTAGCTTGTGAGTAAATATTAGTTAATAAAACATCGGTGCCCACATGGAGTACATTTTGCTCTGAAACCTCATTGGGTGTTAAGCATcccattaattttttgaaaaaactaaagctaaaagttttaaaagttgggcttataaatatataattgtgTGTTCATATGTTATAGTATAGttataatatatgtttaaCGCGGTTATCTctttgtaatatttttctcCATTGCAATGGAAAGGTTAAATCGCAATATAAAATCTTGTTTACAAAGCAAAGTCGCTTTTGTCTGCCAAGGAATGATTTTTAGAGTATGCGAATGCTCCTCCCACCTGCGCAATGGTGGATGTGAGATGTGGAGCATTGCTCCACGCTCCGCTCGAGTGACGATTTCTCCAAATCGCGCCTTGTTGTCGTGCATCTGGTGGCAGATACCGAATGcttacatatgtacatatatacttaTGTGGAATCGGGGGACGCAGCGCAACGCATCGCATTATAGCTGGCTGGCGCACATATGCAGAAGCCGTGGCCACTCGATTTGCCCCCCGTCCCGCTCCATTGGATGCTCCATTCACCCAGCGATCGCTGGCCATGGAAAACCACTATACGGCTCGTATTCAGTCTCCGGCTGCGACTGCGGCGGGATCCGCTCTGATcgcgttttatttttgctttttcccATCGCACATTTACAGttatttctaaaaaacaataaaattcagGCAGCGGCGTGGAAAAACGCTACATATGTATACTCCAACGATCCGCATATCCACCAATCGGCCTGTGTTCGtgtttttccgcttttccgttttttttgttttgtgtgcgTGGCAAGTTCACCGATTCTGGTCTATATTTTGGAAAACGCATCCGCGCAGCCTCGTAGTTGGATTGAAAATTCCGCGGCGATCGGTTCGAGCGATATAGTTGATCAGATAGATCGTACAGACagacctaaaaaaaaaacagacagcAACATGAGCAGCGTCGTAAGCATTGAACTTCAGTCCAGTTCCAAAGGATTGCCGCTAAggaatgtgttttttgtttacccCAGGACGAAGATCTTACCCCCGAGCAGATTGCCGTGCTGCAGAAGGCCTTCAACAGCTTCGATCACCAGAAGACTGGCTCGATCTCCATCGAGATTGTGGCCGACATCCTGCGCCTGATGGGTGAGTTTGGAACTTGGGGTTCCAAAGTACTGTGGCAGTACTAATCCTTATCCCTTTGCGATTGCAGGTCAGCCCTTCGACAAGAAGATCCTGGAGGAACTGATCGAGGAGGTGGACGAGGACAGTAAGTAGAAGATGCTTTACAAATCTTAAGATCGAAAAAACCTTGATGGGTGAAGTAGAATTTCTTAAtcattaaatacaattttatttgtgcaaCGAATACAGTTAAAAATAGACGCATTTCTGTTGTTGAAAAGTTGCAGTATTTATGTCAAAAAGTAtaccaattaaaataatttgttgaaaatagcCTATTTACAATTTGAGTGgcatatttttgatttaatttaattcagaGAACTAAATATGTTGAgaataaaattgcaaattattaatatctacaaaaattttacaaactgaaacaaaaaatcaaactaatcaaaatctgaaatcaaactttgaaaagtaaaaattattttaaattaagtttaaaaatacaaactacatcaagaaacaaacaaatgaatatttatttaaattaaattaagtaaagaGTACAagaaggaaaatattatattctgGACCAATTATTTGAATTGGCTTAAATAAGGCTTTTACTTAACAAAAACGATAACTATAAAAATCAGTATAGTCAGTTTGATTAactaattattataattaaaatttttaaatttaaaattaggcCTTGTGTGTCCCAACATTACCAAATCAATGATGATTCACTACCGATTTATGATCATGTTTCGGTTTTTCGTAGTCATTGATTTATGATCATGGCAGTTTCGCGCCATCAGTTGCTTTCCAGTCGCTTTCCAGCTAATATTGAgttatttttgtctttttcaGAGTCCGGTCGCCTGGAATTCGGTGAGTTCGTGCAGCTGGCTGCCAAGTTCATCGTGGAGGAGGATGCGGAGGCCATGCAGAAGGAGCTGCGCGAGGCGTTCCGTCTGTATGACAAGCAGGGCAACGGCTTCATTCCCACCACTTGCCTGAAGGAGATCCTCAAGGAGCTGGACGACCAGCTGACCGAACAGGAGCTGGACATTATGATCGAGGAGATCGATTCGGACGGCTCCGGTACAGTGGATTTCGATGGTGAGTGTTTGATTGTGCCACATTCAACATTCTAGTGGTTTGCCATCCACCCACATTGCCCTTATGGTGATCATAAATTGCGATGATCTTGAGATCGTGCGATCGCTCGATTGCTCGATTATGACAGCTTGATCACCGCACTCATGGAGCATATCGGTGGCTATTTTTAGTCGCGACACACAAATTCGATTCCGAACATATTCCACGCATTTTTCATTCTGAGTATACATTTTTCGTGTTTatggaatatttatttataaatgcatATAGCGGTTGCCGCTGCTCTGGCATCGGTTTAATGTCtgtcattttgtttaatttacagAATTCATGGAGATGATGACCGGCGAGTAAATAAACGCACTGCGTCTGCCACCCACTCAACcaaaccaccacccaccacacACCACCCCTTGGAAAAGCACCAAAACACAcagaacacacacacaagcacacacactacACACACCTGTTGGGCACACGTTTGTTTGCTTCTATTTGCACACTTGTTtcactttttatttgcattttccccattttgtTTCAAGGAAGCAAACAAATCCACGTACTTCAGTTTGACAATGCCAAACACGAATAGAAATAGAACTTTTGTACTACTTTTTTATACTAAAAGAGCAACGGAATACTGTGTatgcgaaaaaataaatgctatgctatagcaaaaaaaaaaaaatcaaaacagtcgacccattgttttcatttgttttgggatTATTTTTTGCCgccatacatttaattttgataataaGAGTAAACAGAGTGTTCTTTCTTAAATCGTAGGATTTCcctcaaatttttttagctGTGTTTTCcatatatgaatgttatttatacGTCTTCTGGCTTTTACGAAAATCTTCGTTTGACAAGTATTAAATGCTTTGGCAGAACaacaaaactgaaaataaataagctgGCAATTAGTCACAAGTTTTCAGCTTgagacaaatttttatttgtttaaatttcttttcgGAGTGGGATTTCCTGCTAACAGCAGAATAAGAAAACAATagattacaatttaatttgtatacaaaaaatctatgaaataaattggtaatgtaagagaaattatttatttatataaaatattttttggactAGAATTTCCTTCtaacaatagaaaaaaaacctACTTGTTTTGCTTTGGCAATCGTTATAAACAATAGATTATAGCTTGGGTATAAATTTGTTGTGCAAGGGTAAatgattatttgtttaaatttcttttcgGACTAAGATTTTCTTTTAGGATTTCACAATGGTAAAGGCTTACTATTTTAGAGTTAAGGTTAATACTTAAATACCGGCCAACGACATCATATAGCTACCATTGGAACCATCATGAAAGAACGGAACAGCATCGGAGAAGAATTCGAAAATCCAATTTATGTTTACGCTGCCTCATTTTTTAGCTACCCATTCTGAAACTTCAAGATTGAGCATTATTAACATCCGCATATCAATTATGAAATAAAGAAGCTTTACAATCGGCTTCATTTTGGACTGCCTTCTCTTgccatatttattaaataattattatgcTCTTACCACCTGCTGGGCAACAAGTTGACTTCTTGTGGCTTGTAGATTTGCGAAGAGAAGCCGGTCGAAGAAAGCTGCCTGGCCGAAAGCTCCCGTCTTAACCACGTTAAGTCTACAAGTCTACAAAACGAGCGTTGGCTCGTCATTCAGATGGTATTTTATACTGCTGAGTTGAGCGCTGGGCGTCGAGCGTCGAACGTCGTACCGCTTCCGCCGTTAATTGAGTCCCCTAAATTAAACTATCCGCGAGTTTTCCGCTTTTTACAAAAAGAGTCTCGTGATTCGCGGTTTGcgattgataaaaaaaaagaggctgGTTGTCCAGtggatatataatatatattcagTATGCCGCAAAGGTAAATAAAGTGCCTGGCTGTAccgttatttatataataacagtaacaaaatgtgtttgttttggcctATTCGGTGTGTGGCCAAGAATCAAGAATGCGAACGTGTTAAGAGCCGCAAAGCCACAGCCATTGGCCatgtcaataaaatttatgatgGCAtaaagcgttttttttttggaaggcACCTACCTACCTGCCTTTCATCGATGTTCTCTTTTGGCCTTTTCAGCTTTCTTGACATTGgcttatcaaataaattataaaactaaattggACCTGATAAAGCAGTTGTAAATTGTGCGTGTGTGAATAGAGTGTATAGAGTGCTTtaagtgtttgtgtgtgtttgcggCGATCGTCAAGTTCGCTTGATAAGCGCTTTTTTTTTCGTGGGTTTTTGTAATTTCAGCCATGGTTGAAAACGAAAGCCATTGCCACCGGTTTAGCGACACGCGCTGCAGTGAATCGAGCGGGGATTTTTTAGCGGGCAATACGGGAAAATTCTGCAGCTCAGCGGCAGAAACCAGACGCCAACGTCAGCCGGCTGTGACGTGAGTCACAACAATGGCCCACCAATTAGCACTTGACTTTGAATCAAATCAAGCCGAAATCAGTCGCAAGCAAACACGATAACGAAAACCACAATTGTCCGATCCGGAGGGCAAACAAAACGCGTGTAATTCGCGACTCGCCAAGACTAACCGGAATGTCTTTCTGTTTCTTTGAAGTCCCACCAACAACTGGTCGTTCCAGCCACTTCATCGCCAGCGGAGCAGCAGCGGATATCCCCAGCATGTCCTTAATACGGTGCCGGAGACCGCCGTGCTCACCACGCCCCCGCCCACGCGAAAACGTATGTAACATTTGAATTTGGCGCTCTAGAAAGCAGTGCTGCAAGCAGCTAACAGCGGTTGTTGTGCTGAGAAGCTTTATCAATATTTTGGGGCAAAGAGGGAAGAGAAATGATACTCCAGAAGTATCagccaattttttttgtttattttcctcGGTTGGTTCATTATTATCAAGGTTTGAGTGGCCTAACAGCACTCATTTAACAGGTCTCTGTTACGAAATTCGCACGCTTCGCAACACTGTTTCGAACGGTATTTTTGGCAGGGCTACCAGGCTTGTAGTCTTATATTCAACTAGTAAGAAATATGTGTTCAAATAAATATCACGTTTAGATATTTGAACAACAGATTAGAGCTATATTCACGAATATAATAGTAAACTAAAATCTTAATTtgctacaaaaaatttaaaatatttgtgactaaaaagaaaagtttatattaaatcTTGAAGTGaaagttataattaataacatgacaattatttatataaatcacTGTTAATAAAgctttcataaataaaacacttaGTTATCATGATGTACACTTTAATTAGCATCTGTGATTCTCTGTGcttgatatttaaataatcttataAATCTTACAGTTAAATTGGAAAACATCTTTTTCGAATTACGCGGGCACTCACTGCGGTCTAGtataaaatggtattttttaggACTTTGCTCAACTCCCAAATTCGCTAGCACTTGGCAACTctgcttttaattaaacaacaacaactgaaataaaaacaaaaattacagCGCTCACAATACAAATTGCTGGCGTTGCTTCAGCGGAAAGCGGACACAAGCGCAGATTTTTAGCAGCGCGGAAAAAGCCGAAAAGCGCGATGAAAATGCTCGCGGACACGGAGCGTGAGGAAGCCCTCAATTTGGTGAGTTTTTGCGATGGCTTAAACTATGTGAATCCATGACAACGGCAttgcagcaacaaaaacaataacaaccgtttgccaaaaaaaagcgATTAATTTGACCCTCTGTATATTGGCTAATTGATTATCGATTATCGGTCTCTTGTTCTGTTTTTCATGCTTTTCCTGCATTTCCCACTTTTCCGCCGCCCCCGCACACTCTCGGTATTATTGATTTGTACACGGAACGTGCTTTGTTTGATGGCGCTATCGCAAAAATACCACATACACCGACGCACATATATAATCTCTGGCTGGCGGGACGGGACCACGAAATACAAATACGGAACACGAAAATATGCAAACCCaaacccacacccacacccaaaCCCAAATCCATACACCCATTTCCACTCCCGCAGCAAATTGAGTTTGAATGGGTGCTGCGACAAGAGGTACACGCGATACTGAAGCAACTGCGGACCATTCTGGTGGTAAGTACATATATTCGGATTAGCCTTGTACAAACTCCAGCTCAGATATCGCTAATTCAACCTCTATTGTAACCCCACAGGAATGCGCCCATCGGTTTCCGGTGCCCCTGTACGAGAACGAGGGAAAGAAGACTGAGAAGTTCATACTCACCGTGTCGCCCGATCAGCTGAAGGCCGTGCTAACGTTAACGGGTGATGCCATCACCCAGGCTGTAAGTGCCGAAATCCCCTTAATAAAAATGGGCCAACACCCATAATCACTAAGTTCCGCAGAAGAAGCTATGTCTATACAGTACAACAGGTCGAAGGAAAGTTATAGAACCTCATCACATGAACAGGTTAAATCAGCAGACAAGACTGTAGCTCCCCGAAATAAATGGGAAGATCACAGCTAGTTAAAGCAATGCCTTAATATCTCCTTTTGTTACGATGATTCAGTGCTGGGGCAGATTGTAGCTCCCCTTAAAGTGTCGGGAAATACCCCTTCTTGTTCCCCCACGCGAACCAATAAGAAAGTTTTCATAGAACCTACAGTTctagaaataatattaaaattggtGACAAAAACCCTTCGGTTGAAATTTGTTTCTGTGCCATGCCTGATTGAGAAATTTAACTTCAAAACTGActgtaaataacaaaaaaccgACAAGCATTCCTAAACACAAAATCTTGGATTATCGACCTTAGACAGTTGTATTTGCGATAGGAAAATCGTATTTCCGTGTTgttgcaaatataaaattgatttttagaaatttttaaaaaatggagCCGTTAAATTCTAACTCAAGTTCTAGTACAGCTCAATTctcaattcaattaataaacacTTAATCATTTCCTTATGTATAATATTACGCCATTCGgaatataagtaaaaaaacTTGAATAATCAACTGATTACAATGTTAGTGTTTATTACTTTTTGCCTAGCTAGATTTcatgtaaaatttatttaaaatccacTGAACATGgcgtaatttattttttcagaaGTACAAAATTACATAATTAATGAGAAATaattgcaataattaaaatttgtatcgCTACTCTACTACTACAATTATTAGAAACAAGCTAAAGCTTTAAGATTTATTGTTCTTTTCTTAGTATTTTTACCAAGATTACATTACCTTTTTCTCGTTTCATAACAAAACTAATCTGCAATTATCTTTTCCAGGATATTAGCTTTAAGCTGTGCAAGGCCCCGAGCCAAACGCAACGTACCTCCATCACACATGACTCGCCCTGGAAGCTGCAG
Protein-coding regions in this window:
- the LOC128257709 gene encoding troponin C, producing the protein MSSVDEDLTPEQIAVLQKAFNSFDHQKTGSISIEIVADILRLMGQPFDKKILEELIEEVDEDKSGRLEFGEFVQLAAKFIVEEDAEAMQKELREAFRLYDKQGNGFIPTTCLKEILKELDDQLTEQELDIMIEEIDSDGSGTVDFDEFMEMMTGE
- the LOC128257712 gene encoding protein rogdi is translated as MPQSPTNNWSFQPLHRQRSSSGYPQHVLNTVPETAVLTTPPPTRKPLTIQIAGVASAESGHKRRFLAARKKPKSAMKMLADTEREEALNLQIEFEWVLRQEVHAILKQLRTILVECAHRFPVPLYENEGKKTEKFILTVSPDQLKAVLTLTGDAITQADISFKLCKAPSQTQRTSITHDSPWKLQQVQDAANHLQTAINHIDDVDDSYHFKTSDEVLHVIGNILDALQRGRNSLLVPKKKPIDELIKGRNMKSLVPNLPEDLAVSFYLQSHKLIIAVYQLLNNQGTMRFDSRQAEASVQWLNDVLLLLMNGQKLCQQLKDKISVFSVYKDFTVGSRSPSALSY